The Pectinophora gossypiella unplaced genomic scaffold, ilPecGoss1.1 Pgos_63, whole genome shotgun sequence genome has a window encoding:
- the LOC126381571 gene encoding uncharacterized protein LOC126381571: protein MSRIDNYTTPHYFLPHHGVFREHSTTTKLRAVFNASQATSSGNSLNDLQMTGPPLQNDLFGILLRFRQYTFVACADIEKMFRQILIHEEFRKLQLILWRSNPSESISVYQLNTITYGTASAPYLSMRCVRQLGQTCPDKLTSRTIINDFYVDDLITGSDDKSELSLLCTNVSQVCKSGCLPLRKWIFNSNEIANAVLGGQTSDSKCLSLGENIGSSKTLGLGWYNTSDEFHFTSQINNKKTEVTKRLILSVVSQIYDPLGLLSPIVIVAKTLLQKLWLCKIGWDDLVPNDIKTCWDRFVNSLYNLQSIRVPRHVIGTDPFIIELHIFTDASEMAYGACAYIRTSSNDGRVTVHLLCSKCRVAPIKPISIPRLELCGALVGAKLQDKIVKSLRVTFDSIVFWTDSTIVLGWLNTSPQLLKTFVQNRVVEISELTDKAVWLHVNGKQNPADLLTRGKSLDELNGLSLWWKGPDFLHEKNQAIMSR, encoded by the exons ATGTCACGTATCGATAATTATACCACGCCTCACTATTTTTTGCCACATCACGGTGTGTTCCGCGAGCACAGCACGACTACGAAATTACGAGCTGTGTTTAATGCAAGTCAAGCTACATCAAGTGGTAACTCACTCAATGACCTTCAAATGACTGGGCCACCCTTACAAAATGACTTATTTGGCATTCTGTTAAGATTTCGGCAATATACCTTCGTAGCGTGTGCTGACATAGAAAAGATGTTTCGCCAAATTTTAATACATGAAGAATTCCGAAAGTTGCAATTAATTTTATGGCGTAGTAATCCTTCTGAATCCATCTCTGTGTATCAACTAAATACTATCACATATGGCACTGCTTCTGCTCCGTACCTAAGCATGCGTTGTGTTAGGCAATTAGGACAAACGTGTCCAGACAAACTGACGTCACGTACtattataaatgatttttatgtaGACGATCTAATCACAGGAAGTGATGACAAGTCGGAGTTGTCTTTATTGTGTACTAACGTCAGCCAAGTTTGTAAGTCCGGTTGTTTACCACTTCGTAAATGGATTTTTAACTCAAATGAAATCGCAAATGCAGTTTTGGGTGGGCAGACCAGTGATTCTAAATGCTTGTCACTCGGAGAGAACATCGGTTCTAGCAAAACTTTAGGTTTAGGTTGGTACAATACTAGTGAtgaatttcattttacctcacaaataaacaataagaaAACGGAAGTAACTAAACGCTTAATTTTATCGGTCGTGTCGCAAATATACGATCCACTGGGTCTGCTCAGTCCCATAGTCATAGTGGCAAAGacattattacaaaaactaTGGTTGTGTAAAATTGGCTGGGATGACTTAGTACCTAATGATATAAAAACATGCTGGGATAGGTTTGTAAATTCTTTATATAATCTACAATCTATACGTGTACCTCGTCATGTAATCGGGACCGACCCATTTATTATAGAATTGCACATATTtactgacgcgagtgagatggcatATGGCGCGTGTGCCTATATTAGAACGAGTAGTAATGACGGCCGCGTAACTGTACATCTTTTATGCTCAAAATGTCGGGTAGCTCCAATAAAACCAATCAGTATTCCGCGCCTTGAATTGTGCGGCGCATTAGTAGGTGCTAAATTACAAGATAAAATAGTCAAATCACTTCGCGTTACGTTTGATTCTATTGTTTTCTGGACAGATTCTACCATTGTGCTGGGTTGGTTGAACACGTCACCTCAACTATTAAAAACATTTGTTCAAAACCGGGTTGTAGAAATCAGTGAACTAACTGATAAGGCAGTTTGGTTACACGTAAACGGAAAACAAAACCCTGCCGACTTGTTAACTCGCGGGAAAAGCCTGGATGAACTTAATGGATTGTCTTTGTGGTGGAAGGGACCTGACTTTCTTCACGAAAAG AACCAAGCGATTATGAGCCGTTGA
- the LOC126381569 gene encoding uncharacterized protein LOC126381569: MKWEESRNDLSSIPTLAHFNKFLIDRADVLEAINRNKYENSNSSKAYPQNQNSSRSSSANNNNYKQQSNNNYNKQNRVSDTKSFAATNQTKSNNYLCVICDGNHRIYDCSTFKAKSMQERLADVARYKLCTNCLRQGHPTQECKMGPCRECKQRHNSLLHKSGSTLDSHSAVCQSETSANFTNQNCEVILSTALIQVSNPRTSETVEVRALLDCGSQSSFITKSLKNKLSLNSNPTDPIKVIGIGNNCTNNIVENCTAKVQSLNSPFNVTMSYFVLKEITSNLPKMPIDLQMLNLPKDLQLADPKFYQPAPVEMLIGADLFWDILGNEQQNLGPNYPKLHNSKFGWLISGPVKTQNIHINKNTKNIQNNKIHCNHALINNTLQNNMENILTKFWEIEEVPQKPKLNENDKICERHFINNTYRLNTGRFCVRLPLVDSPDCLGDTYHLAKRRFLNLEKKFKRNSSLKVEYSKFIKEYADLGHLSQSENLKPPVSYFLCHHAVLRENSESTKLRVVFDGSAPSSSGYSLNDILMVGPNVQDSLFSILIRARQYKYLLTGDIEKMYRQVEVHNEDRDLQLILWREDESQPIRTLRLNTLTYGTASASYLSTRCLWQVGEEAHDDLIKTIIQKDLYVDDLITGSNDENELHYIKKSVSNELKAACLNLRKYKSNLPSLIQDIDLQDQENLTLSSSSCALGLGWNPKSDNLHFPYKEIPYTDKITKRHIMSNSFKIFDPLGLLSPYIIQPKILLQKLWQQKYDWDEPISHNIKKEWENFCKNITYLSDLNIPRPVLCDLPKQIEIHTFSDASQSAYGACIYMRSVNSNDDVTVKLLCAKSKVAPIKQQTIPRLELCAALLSARLCRAVTESLRYKPSRIVHWCDSSIVLAWMKSDNSKLKTFAANRITEILELTQASSWRYVPTASNPADLISRGVDASRLVRLDLWWSGPTFLTKDESQWPILNNNTFVQLPEIKSNPSTIDEPIISFERYSKLNKLQHCFAYVKRFIYNLKNPNNKRLGNLSLNELKESFHSLCILAQKQSLPNEYNVLLNNKPLNSKSKICSLSPFLDNDRLIRVGGRIEASNYSYEKKHPILLLASHHLTKLYFEREHLRTMHAGPQLLLSEVREAVWPVNGRHLARRTVNKCVRCRRVVGRTLCPMMGNLPSQRITPNFPFLSVGLDFAGPFYIINRKGRGSKVIKCYLCLFICLRYKCLHLEAVSDLTKEAFIMTLRRFISRRGKPAEIFCDNGRNFVAAAKEINSFFKLNFDPLSQFANEEGIQFIFTPTYAPHFGGIWEAGVKSAKYHIKRVMGNSHLTFEEITTLFAQVEAILNSRPLCPLSTSPDDLLSLSPGHFLVGRPLAALPSPALEDVKENGLKRYARLEQIRQIFWQRWQKEYISELQQRTKWKTNTTKLNVGDLVLLQEDHVPPLSWRLGRVARLFPGPDGISRVADIKITRGCVRRPLVRLCPLPAAEDFNS, encoded by the coding sequence ATGAAGTGGGAAGAGTCACGTAATGACTTGAGCAGTATCCCTACTCTGGCTCACTTTAATAAATTTCTAATTGACCGGGCGGACGTTCTCGAGGCGATAAATCGTAATAAATACGAAAATAGTAATTCATCGAAAGCTTATCCACAAAATCAAAATTCATCGCGTTCCTCATCAgctaataacaataattataaacaacaatcgaataataattacaataagcAAAACCGAGTTTCAGACACCAAATCGTTCGCTGCTACAAACCAAACAAAGTCAAATAATTATCTTTGCGTAATTTGTGACGGAAATCACAGAATCTATGATTGTTCCACATTTAAAGCTAAAAGTATGCAGGAGAGATTAGCGGACGTTGCAAGGTATAAGCTATGCACAAATTGCCTCAGACAAGGACACCCCACGCAAGAATGCAAAATGGGGCCTTGTCGAGAATGTAAACAAAGGCATAATAGTTTACTTCATAAATCAGGATCAACGCTGGATAGTCATTCTGCTGTTTGCCAATCTGAAACTAGCGCCAACTTCACAAATCAAAATTGTGAAGTGATTTTATCTACAGCGTTGATTCAGGTATCTAATCCACGTACAAGCGAAACAGTGGAGGTCCGCGCGCTGCTAGACTGCGGCAGCCAGTCCTCCTTTATAACTAAATCACTAAAGAACAAATTATCTCTCAATTCAAACCCAACAGATCCGATCAAAGTAATCGGCATCGGAAACAATTGCACAAACAATATCGTCGAAAATTGTACAGCTAAAGTACAATCCCTGAATAGTCCATTCAATGTTACTATGTCATATTTCGTGCTAAAAGAAATAACAAGTAACTTACCTAAAATGCCCATCGATTTACAAATGCTAAATTTACCTAAAGATTTACAGTTGGCTGATCCTAAATTTTACCAGCCTGCTCCCGTCGAAATGCTTATCGGCGCGGACTTGTTTTGGGACATCCTAGGCAATGAGCAACAAAATCTAGGCCCTAATTATCCTAAATTACATAATTCTAAATTCGGCTGGTTGATATCCGGACCTGTAAAAACGCAAAATAtacacattaataaaaatacaaaaaatatacaaaataacaaaattcaTTGCAATCATGctttaattaataatacattACAAAATAACATGGAAAATATACTTACCAAATTCTGGGAAATTGAAGAAGTCCCTCAaaaaccaaaattaaatgaaaatgacaaaatatgCGAAAGGCATTTTATAAACAATACTTACCGTCTAAATACAGGCAGATTCTGTGTCAGGCTACCGCTCGTGGACAGCCCTGATTGCCTGGGTGATACCTATCACTTGGCTAAAAGACGTTTTCTCAATTTGGAGAAAAAATTTAAACGAAATTCTTCTCTTAAAGTTGAATATTCTAAATTCATTAAAGAATACGCCGACTTAGGTCATCTTTCACAGTCTGAGAACCTAAAGCCACCTGTGTCTTATTTTTTATGTCATCATGCTGTATTACGTGAAAATAGCGAGTCCACGAAACTGCGAGTGGTATTCGATGGATCGGCTCCGTCTTCCTCCGGATATTCGCTAAATGATATTTTGATGGTGGGTCCAAACGTACAGGATTCTCTTTTTTCCATTTTGATAAGGGCAAGGCaatataaatacctactcaCTGGAGACATTGAAAAAATGTATCGCCAAGTTGAAGTTCACAATGAAGACCGTGACTTGCAACTTATCCTATGGAGAGAAGATGAGTCACAACCCATTCGAACGTTGCGCCTGAATACTTTAACTTACGGAACAGCAAGTGCAAGTTATTTGAGCACACGTTGCCTATGGCAAGTGGGGGAGGAGGCTCATGATGATCTCATAAAAACGATTATTCAAAAGGACCTATATGTTGACGATTTGATTACCGGTTCAAACGACGAAAACGAGTTacactatataaaaaaatcggtctCAAATGAACTGAAAGCTGCATGCTTAAATCtcagaaaatataaaagtaatttaccTTCGCTTATTCAAGATATCGACTTACAAGATCAAGAAAACTTGACCTTAAGTTCTTCTTCCTGTGCACTCGGGCTTGGCTGGAATCCGAAAAGTGATAATTTACATTTTCCATATAAAGAAATTCCTTACACTGACAAAATAACTAAAAGACACATCATGTCAAactcttttaaaatatttgaccCTCTCGGGCTTTTAAGTCCTTATATAATTCAGCCTAAAATATTGTTGCAAAAATTATGGCAGCAAAAGTACGACTGGGACGAACCCAtctcacataacataaaaaaggaATGGGAAAATTTCTGTAAAAACATAACTTACCTTTCCGATCTAAACATACCACGGCCAGTTCTCTGTGACTTACCAAAACAAATCGAAATACATACCTTCAGTGATGCATCCCAATCGGCGTATGGCGCGTGCATTTATATGAGATCCGTAAACTCCAATGATGACGTCACTGTGAAATTGTTATGCGCTAAGTCAAAGGTAGCACCAATAAAGCAACAAACTATTCCTCGTTTAGAGCTGTGCGCTGCCCTGCTGTCCGCTAGGCTGTGCAGGGCCGTTACTGAATCGCTACGGTACAAACCGTCGCGTATCGTACACTGGTGCGATTCGAGCATAGTTCTAGCGTGGATGAAGAGTGACAATAGCAAACTAAAAACTTTTGCTGCTAATCGCATCACTGAAATTCTGGAATTGACTCAAGCATCATCAtggcgatatgtccccacagcaTCGAATCCAGCAGATCTAATTTCTAGAGGTGTAGACGCCAGCCGCTTGGTGCGTCTAGATCTATGGTGGTCTGGGCCGACATTCCTTACTAAAGATGAGTCACAATGGCcgattcttaataataatacgtttGTCCAATTACCGGAAATAAAGTCAAACCCGTCCACAATTGACGAACCTATAATTAGCTTCGAAAGGTATTCTAAACTAAACAAACTCCAACATTGTTTTGCCTATGTCAAAaggtttatttacaatttaaaaaatccaaaCAATAAACGTTTAGGTAATTTATCGCTTAACGAATTAAAAGAATCATTTCATTCACTTTGTATTTTAGCCCAAAAACAATCGCTTCCTAACGAATATAATGTACTATTGAATAATAAACCATTAAACTCAAAATCTAAAATATGTTCTTTATCGCCATTTCTAGACAATGACCGCTTAATTAGAGTAGGTGGTAGAATCGAGGCGTCAAATTATAGCTACGAAAAGAAACATCCGATTTTACTACTTGCATCGCATCATTTAACTAAACTTTACTTTGAAAGGGAACATTTACGTACTATGCACGCCGGCCCGCAATTGTTATTGTCCGAGGTCAGAGAAGCCGTGTGGCCGGTTAACGGTAGGCATCTTGCGAGGCGAACAGTAAACAAGTGCGTGCGCTGTAGGCGAGTAGTAGGTAGAACGCTCTGTCCAATGATGGGTAACCTACCATCACAGCGAATTACACCAAACTTTCCATTCTTGTCCGTCGGCTTGGACTTTGCCGGaccattttatataattaatcgTAAAGGGCGTGGtagtaaagtaataaaatgttaCTTGTGTCTATTTATATGTTTACGTTATAAATGTTTACATCTAGAAGCCGTGAGCGACTTAACAAAAGAAGCGTTTATCATGACTTTACGACGTTTTATATCTCGCAGAGGAAAGCCAGCGGAAATATTCTGCGATAACGGACGTAATTTTGTGGCTGCTGCCAaagaaataaattcattttttaaacTAAATTTTGACCCGTTATCTCAGTTTGCAAACGAAGAAGGTATACAATTCATTTTTACTCCGACTTACGCTCCTCACTTTGGTGGCATCTGGGAAGCCGGTGTCAAGTCAGCCAAATACCACATAAAGCGTGTGATGGGCAACAGCCACCTCACGTTTGAGGAAATCACAACTCTATTTGCACAAGTGGAGGCGATACTCAACAGTCGTCCCTTGTGCCCTTTATCCACTTCTCCTGATGACCTCCTCTCCCTCTCTCCAGGACACTTTCTCGTTGGGAGACCACTCGCCGCGCTGCCGTCACCTGCGCTAGAAGACGTCAAAGAAAACGGACTGAAGCGATACGCACGGCTCGAGCAAATCCGTCAAATATTTTGGCAGAGGTGGCAAAAGGAATACATCTCGGAGCTGCAACAGCGTACCAAATGGAAGACCAATACTACCAAACTTAATGTGGGCGACCTGGTCTTGTTACAAGAAGATCACGTGCCGCCGCTCAGCTGGCGCCTTGGAAGAGTCGCTCGATTATTCCCGGGACCAGACGGAATATCCAGGGTTGCTGACATCAAGATTACAAGAGGATGTGTACGCCGTCCTCTCGTGCGGCTGTGTCCTCTCCCAGCAGCTGAAGATTttaacagttga